The genome window TGTCTCCAGAGGAGCCGGCTCTGCCTCACTGCCCCACGCGGGGAGCGCCGCAGCGATGCTCTGTCCGCAGCAGCTGAGCGAGGCACGACACGGACAATAGAGTTGaaccttccctccctccctctgcttctCTCCGTAGTTCCTGGTGGTGTCTGCATGGATGGCAGAGACCCTGGGCCCTGTGGTGGGTCTCAGGTCCAAGCTGCTCTCTCTTGGAGGTTCCTCAAATCCCCCCTCTCTTGAGAAAGATCAATGCAGAGCAGAGATTTGAGAGAGCTTGGCCGGACCCCCCCCAGCCTCTGCCACCACCTCGGTTAGGGCTTGAAGAAGCGTCGTACCACTAAATGTCCCACCAGGACCAGggccaccaccaccagcatGTACTTCATGTAAACATTGTCCAGATCGAGTGCAGCCGCCTAAGGGGAAACAGAGAATAACCAGAGCATGTTAGACCCACCGGGGCCACCCCGCAGTCCCCACCTTTCACTGTCCTCATCCCGAACCCCACCGGCCCCATCCTCACCCATCCTCCCTGCTGGGCGATCCACTGGGCGATGCGGTTCCGGAGCATGAACTCCACGACGCAGCGGGCGATCCAGCGCAGGAAGCCGGTCCTGCCTTGCTGGTAGACGTGGATGGCCATGCGGTAGCCAAAGCCCAGCAGCGCAATCACCCGGCCCCAGTTAATGCCGCTCTCGAACAGGCTGAAAGGAAGCCGATGGTCCGAGTCAATCCCTGCTATGGCTCGGGCCTCCCTGCTCTCAGCATCCCCAGGATGAGGGCTCTCCGGTGGTGCCACtcgcagagcagggctggggatgccGCTCTACCCCTCGAGCTGCATCGCAGCCGCTCACAGTGGTTTTGTGCCTAAGGGACGTGCGGCCACCCGCAACCAGGGTTTACTTTcagagcagagccagcacagcCTTGCTCACAAGCACTGTCTGCCTCAGCTGGGCAGGTTGGGGATGTCCTGGGGAAAAGGAGCTTCCAAACCCTGTCTACACAGCTTCAGGCCCTGGATTGCTGCAGAGGAAGTTTTGCTGCGGCTGTTGCTGACCTGCCacctcctgcctttcccttgGGTCTGCATCTAAACACATTTAAACACATCTAAACAGAGCGCTGCAGCTGCCTGGATGTGCCCTGGTTTCATGGGCAAGGCTATTAGCAAGGGAAGATGAAACTGGTGGTGGTTTAAGCTGTCGGGCTGTAGCTGCAGCAAGCTCAGTAGCTGACACACATGTGGCCAGGAGCAGGATGCTACCCATGGGTCCCAAAGCATCCCTGGCTTGTGCGGTCATGCCTGGAGGTAAGGAGCTTTAATTATATCTGAGGACAAAATACATTAGAACAAgactttcccttttcctccataAACTCCTCCAAGACCAAAGCCTGACCTTTCCTTAGACTGATTATCCCAAGGGCTGGGAGGGCTCCAAAATGTGCCTGCTCCCGATCCAGGTTTTGGTTGCAGTTGGCACGGATGCATTGCTGCGGGCAGGTTGGGCACCGAGCTATGTGGACCAGTTCCTGCAGGTGTGTTTCCTGGTTTCCAGCAAGtcaagcaagaaggaaagcaaacgGAACAACAGAAAGGATAGGCTCAGGCCCTGTGTGTTAACGTGGTGCCCTGTCCTCGGCTGCACAGCCAAAGGGAACCATCTCTGCAGAGCCTTGGTGTGGAGATGCCACCGTGCTGGTGGCAGAGAGGGAAGTCGGAGCCCGGAGGGGACAAGAGAAGCACGGAGAGGGACAGAGGTTAATTCCCAGGGGTAATTTACCTGCTTGCGGTGCCTTAACCGCCTCAGGCTGGCAAAGCGGTGAGAGCAGCAGCGGCTTCCCAAGGacagggagcaggaagaggacagAGAGAGGCAGTTAGACACAAACGCAAGGGTGcgcagggatggggctgtgcCAGAGGACCTGGGAACCCAGAGAGCCCGGCACCAATCCTGGCTCTGGCAGAGGTGGTGTGGTCTGCACGACCCTGGGCACACGGTTTAATGTGCAGTGTCTTGGCTTCCCCATAGAGACAGGGGTGTAGGGAACCCCTTGATGGCCACCTTGGTCCAAGGCTGTACCTCAGGCAACCAAGGCAATAAATGGTCCAGGTCTTTGCCTGTGCTGTGTTTGAGTGAGGTGGGTGAGCATCACCTGTGCAAGGCTTGGCTGCGGGCTCTGCAAGCCTGTGGAGCATCCCGCATCCCGAGTGAGTCCAATCCTGCTCCATGTGGACCATGCCAAGGGCAGTGAGTACCTGCCTGTGCTCAcagcctgcagctgcctttGCTCTGTGCCTCATCGAGCCTGGCTCAGGGCTGCAAGTGGCAGTGGGAGCACCGGTGGGTCTGCCTTGGTCCAGGGCAGGTCGTTCCCTGCAGGGGAGCTGGGACATTCACTTGGCTATGGGCTGCGCACCCCAGGCACGTCCCCCAGGCTGTGTCAGCTTGTGCGAGGACTGCGAGACGATGGCCAGGTGAGGACGGTCCAAACGGGGCACAGGAGGTGGAGCAGACAGGCAGGAACCACAGGAACCCTCatgggctgggagctgagcccGGGGACAGTGGACAAGGCTTGAACGGACAGGGTGCAGAGCACAGCGCAAGGGTCTCACTGCCTGCGCTGCATCCGTCTgaccttcccttcctgctcctctccaggaGGAGGTGCCCAGCCCATGCCGAGGGAGCCGGGGGCCTTACCTGGAGGCTATTCGGGTGAAGCACTCGTAGGCGTTCTCCTTGGTGGGCTGCAGGGACTTCAGCAGGCAGCGGAACTCGGCGTCGTACCGCTTGTTGATGTCGTCGCCGATGATGGCCAAGCGCTGTCCCACCTGGCTCCTGGTGCTGCCCAGGGGAACACAGAGAGGTCAGCGaggccggggctggggggggtctGTCACAGAGCTGGGATGGGGTTAAAGGATGCGCACACGGTTGGGATCGGTTTTAcctgcccagctcctcctcGATGTCCATGatctcctggtccacgggcacctcctcccctctctcctctctctcctgctcGTAGCGGTAGAAGGCATAGCTCCGAAACACCTCCTCCGTCTCCTCGGCCACCTGGTCCTCTGAGAGAGACAAGCAGAGAATCAcaaagttagggttggaaagcgccttaagatcatccagttccaaccgccaaAGAAGTCAAGGGAGAAGCTCGTCTCCCCCCTTTCCCGAGCTGGAAAGAGACCATTCCCTTATTTTCAGCCTAAACTTGTGCTCTTTGTATTAACGTTTGCCTTCTGGAGTGACACAAAAAGAATCCAACGAAACTTAGTTCTCAGAAAttgagctctgcagcagccgtTGTTCGTGGGGGCACAAGCCCACCTTTGGAATCCAGTTCTGGCAGGAGACAGCTACAGAACTGTCACACAAACCAGATGTCCAAGGGCTTGTGCTTGCCGGTGTGCTTTTACCTCTCAATAAGGGCATTGCTCAGCACAAACCAGTTCAGGAATCTCAGATCCGAACCCAAACTGGGGGCTGAGCTCAGTCTCGTGCTGCCCATCAGCACCTCGGCCAAACAGACTTGTTTTTCAGTGTCACCAATGGCGGAGCCCTtgcacagcaccagcagtgaTGTGGGCACCAAAGTTCAATGGGTCATTTTAGTGTAACTCCTTGCTGATTCAATGGCACATCACCAGTCTcacattcccagcagcagcaatgccagGGCAGGGTTTGAACTTCTGCTTGCGCTGCTGGcaggaacagaaaggagaagagctTCTGAATAACCCATAAACTCTTGCCCAGGGACGTGACTCTCCATCCTGTGCTTGAGAGCAGATGAACAGCCAGGTGATAACGCCTGCTCTGCCCCTCGAGCTGCATCCCAGCAGTGACCGATGCCTTATCACAGGCGTTGCATTGCTCCTGGGGAAAGTACCTGCTCTGTCACAggatgtagaatcatagaatcacagaatagttcaggttggaaaggacctcaagatcatccagttccaacccccctgccatgggcagggacacctcacactgaaccatcccacccaaggcttcatccaacctggccttgaacactgccagggatggagcactcacaacctccctgggcaacccattccagtgcctcaccaccctcacagtaaagaacttcttccttagatccaatctaaacttcccctgtttaagttttaacccattaccccttgtcctgtcactacagtccctgatgaagagtcgctccccagcatccctataggcccccttcagatactggaaggctgctttgaggtctccacgcagccttctctcctccaggctgaacagccccaacttcctcagcctagaTCTATGGCTCTGATTAGAGCTGGGTTTCAGCTGGCTGGAAGCAATCCGGTTTAGAGCACTGCTTCCCAAACAGCCGGCGGTAGCGTGGCTCTTCCCTGGTTCTCTTTCAGGAGGCAAAGCTTGCAGTGGACAGAAATGGCCAGGGATCAGATCAGATCCCTGCTCCTTTGGCTGTATCACCATGCAGGACAGAGATTCACAGGCACGACCTGCGGTGCAAAGCCCAGGTATGTGAGCTTTGCAGCTAAAACCCTGTCCCACCATCCCACTACATCCACCCACCGGCCTGGCCAGGCCGTTCTCTGGCCACTGGGAATTGCATTTCCAATGCAGAGATGCTCCTGCCCGAGCCACGTCCTAGGGCTGGGATGTGAGGACGCAACTGTCCTGGCGATGCTGCCCACTAAACCCCTGCATCCAAGAATGTGCCACACTGCTCACGGCTGAGTTTTCCTGGCTGCTCACATCCCCGTGGCTCCAGGGAGATGGGCCCGGCCCCGGATGGGGTGCGGGGAAGGGAGAGGACCGGAGCAGAGCCTCGGGTTACAGGGAGTTCAGGCTGGGTAAATAAAGGTGAGGGGAAACGAGGAGCCCCGGTGTTTTCAGGgaatggcttttgttttgcaggCATGGGTTTATTTGGTGGTAAATAAATCCCACCTCAGACTGGAGCCGGTGACGGCACCGAGAGCCAGAAACGAAACCGACTGAGTCACAGTTTCAGTGAGAGGCCGTGCAAACACTGCGAGAACAAAGAGGAAATGAGGGTACCAAAAACCCCCGGCTTTGATTACCTCAGGCGCTGCTTTTAGGAACACAGGGACAAGAGAACACATCTTTGCCCCCCCACCGCCAGCACCCACTGGGGCTCTGTCTCTCCCACTCGAAGGAAGAGGATCTGGACCAAACCTTGCCTTGCGGACagtggaaggaggaggagcagtcTGGAGCTCCTCTGGGATCTCTGCTCTCCCTGGGGGATCCTCAGGGCTGTGTTAGGGGCTCAcgagctgctgggagcaaggGAGGACCTGCCCTGTTCCTGCCTCATGGAGCAGTGACCCCACTGTCCTCACTGTCAGCATCCAGACCAAGAGCTTCTTGCCTGGACCCACACCACAGGCAGCACTGCCGGGACCCCAGCCAGTCTCCAGCACGCAACATCTGCATTCCTGTGCAAGATCCTTTACTTCTCACCATTCCCATCTCCCGGGGAGCAGCTGCGCTGCAGTGAAACCTGGCAGCTCTCACCGAAGTTATCCATCAGACCTTGTTACAACTAAATAGCCCTGCTAGAGACTAATAATGACAGATGCAACCTGGCAGCATCCCTTTCGAGCTCGGGAGACAGGCAGTAACTACGCCGAGAGGTGCATCTGTTTGCACAGAGGGAGACATCAAGCCTGGAAACAGCAACAGGCTCCAAAGGGAGAAAACGGCTCCAGGGAACCAAGAACAGGCTCTGGAGGTTTCTGCCTTGAGGGGAAGCTCGACTCCACCTCCTGCAGTTGCAGTTCAAGTGTGGGACGCCTGTCAACAGCGATGCCATCAGCACCAGAGGCTCATCAACCTCACGCTGCACACAGGCACAGTCCTGCACAGCTCACACCTGAGAGCAGAGGTGCGTGGTGTTGCTCTGGCACTTTGCTGCCCAAGCTGAGCCCTGACCCACGCTTGCCCACATCCCACGCGGAGGGATGGGCACCTCAAACCTGGAAATCGAGCTCCCTCTGCGCCATCAAGTGTTTTctgaaagagcttttggggCATCCTTTGGAGGCCAGAACAAAGGAGCTACGAGGCAATTCTATAGCAGAGTTGttacccagcacagccctgggaaACCAGGTATATGGTGATGCAGTTCAGTGGGAAGTCCAATGCTCTGTGTCCGCGCTGGAGATAGGATCTGCTGGGTACCAGACAGAAGTCTGTGGTACCAGACAGAAGTCTGTCTTTGGTTGCTCTACAGAATGTATGAGAACCCAGGCTTAAACAGGCAGCTCACGTTTTTCCTACTCATTCTGCAGGTCGTTCTGGTGATGAAGACACGTTGATGCTCACAGATGCGGAACTAATGTCCCTCAGTGACTCTTCATCAGTCAGGACTTGCTTCACAAGCAACACCGAGCCCAGGGCTATGACAAACAACCAAGGACCAAACCTCACGCCTCTCTAGGTACGTTACATGAGTACTAAACACACACAGATGACAGAGCCCAAGTAACCTGGCCCTGCACACTGTGCATCAGGGTGGCTCCTGCCTTCGTCTATAATGCCCTAAAACCACCAAAGTGCAAATTGCCACCCAGCCtagacagaaacagcagcaccGTGCCCATGCCCTAAGCACCGGCTGGTAGGACAAGGGCTCAGAATGATGCTCGAGCAGATCCTTGAGCTCTGCACTCCCTACTGCAACCGAGGATAAGCAAAGGGAGCAAGCGAGCCCTAAGTGGAAGCCAGGTTAATGCCTGTCGACAAAAGCCTTCTCCCTCCCCGTAATCCCATCGCTCGTACTGGTGGAAGCTGCACGTTTCTGCTCTCGATGGAGTCCGTAAGGCTCTGGCCTAAGAGGCGTGCAGAGATCCCATCTCCAGATTCCAGATGGAGCAGAGCACCTGACTTTCGGGAAGCAGTGGGATGCCCGTACTTCCAGTAAGTGTTGCAAGCGCACAGGAAGTGTGACTGTAAAGCAGTGTGGTTAGAGCTCAGGCCTGATCCTCTCACTGGTTTTCACATCAGCATCTCATTGGCCTCAACAGGAAATCAGCACACGTAAACAACTGCTCTCATTTATTTCCATTCCTCGTCGACTTCGGTATGGAAGGAAAGGGGTATTTTTGGGCCCAGTGTGCTCGTGCAGGATCTAGCACGAGCGATACTGTGAGATGGAGAGGAGTCCAGGCAGTGCCAGAGTATAAATAACATTATCAGGGCAATAAACCAGCCCTGAGCTGGGTCTGAGCTCAGATACATAAACAGCCAGGTATAGTGTCTAATCTCGGCTATTGACAGACTGCAGTGACTCAGCCTTATTTACAAGTCCACCTGCAGAACAGGTTAAGAAGTCACCCGCgttcagcagctctgtgcagcGGCATTTTAGCACTTGGAGAGGAAATGGGAGCTGAGGTTTTTCCTGGCATCCTTTCGGCCCCGATCCCGGTTTCACCCATTGCTGTGAGACGCAATTACACAgtctgctgggctctgcccacACGTAACggcctgagctgctgctggtggtgggcTGTAACTGTTCatcactgctctgccagggcaCCCAGGGACCCGATTCCACCCTGCGGCACCACTGAACCCAACTATAAGAGCAGGAGtgtttcctgctgtgttttcaacacCCAGCACCTTTCGCTTAGGGAAGGGAAAGTGAATGACTCCAGGCACCAGCCCCACGGCTCCCTGAGCACTCTTTGCTCGGTGCCTTTCAAGCCCCCCTTGCTGCccaccagcatctcccacaAGCACTAAGGATGTGCTCTCCCTGCTCAGTTCAGCACAGCTTTCTGGAGCTGGTTTGTTACCTCGGTCTCGCAGGGGCCGTGGTGGTACGAAAACCCCCATCTTTCCAAAGAAGCACTGCAGGGGAAGGGAATCCTCCCTGCCCTGAAGATCACAGCAACCTTTTTACCTGAGTTGAGCTCCTGTGATGGCCTCTCCCTGTTGCTTCCCTGCCGTCCCCAGTCCCTCAGCGGGTCACCATCGTTCCCTGAGGCCATTGCAGAGATGCTCGGGTGTCTTGGCTTTACCTGGAACAACGATGACAGACAGTAAGTGACCCGGGTGAtgagcagccagcacagcccctggcTCCCTCATCCCTCCCCACCAGGCTCAAATACATAAATACTTGCCCCTTGGCATAGGCAAGCGCTTGGAGGAGCAATGGTCCCTGCTTTTATCGGCCAGCGACCTGGCTCCTCCCACACCAGGTCCCTTGGCTCCATTTCTCCCCTCTTCCTGACTCTCCTTACTAACGTGTTTGCAGACGGTCACAAGCCAGACGAGGAAAGTCACCCAGCTCCCTGCCCCACTTCACCTCCTCATCCTCGCTGGAAACCTGCTGGCCCGCTCAGCAAGTGCCATGGGCTCTTGCTCAGCCTGGACCGCAGCAGCAGCTTCGGGGTGGGATGAAAGCAAAGATCCCAGCACAAAGGGCTCCTCGACTCCCTGCCTCCACCAGGAGAAGGTGTTGGAGCTGACCCTTGGTGCTTCGCTGCTGCCTGAATGCTGCTACGACAGCTCGGAGCGCAGCAAGAGCAAACGAACGCATGGCCACAGAGACCTGCCAGGACAAACCTCCACAGTGGATGAGCTCCAGTTTTCCTAACTCCAGAGGCTCCAGTTCCACCTGTTCTCTATGTTCTGACTCTGAGCTCCTCTCAgaataagaaaaccaaaccagaaccaAATGCACAGCTCACGTTGCCCCCGAACTTCCCAGGTACCCTAAGCCCAGGCCTGCAGATGAGGGCTCACTGCAGTTCATCACACCGTCCTCACCCCTGCTTTTGAGAGAGGAGGAAGTGGGGCCATGCAGCTGCGGTCGGGGCGGAAGAGATCACTGCAGCTCCGAGCATGCCAGTACTTGTTCaggctgctcccaggctgaactGGTGGGGGTTCTGATTCACACCCGAAAGTCATGGAGACACGTTGAGACCCTGGAATCTCAACTGTATCCcaggcaaaaataaaagcagtgctgGTTATGGATAAATAACCCCCCAGAGTTAGAGGCGCAGCACGTGGTCCGTACTTAACAACCTCACACTGAAGATCATCATCAGAAAACAGAGATTGAGCCCAGAAGCAGCACTGGGAAGTACAGCCGGCAGCCAAGGTGGGAAGGGGGCCTGGAAGCGTAAAGCTCATCGGCCTGGTGTGGAAAGCCACCGCGTATTTGAGTAGCTGCACCCAGGGGTCCCCAGCCGCAGCCACGCACAgatggaaatgctgctttttcctaCATCCCTCCGAGGACGGGAATTCCCTTTTCGCCCCCAACCTCAAACATCCCCATCCCAGGAACAGCTGAAAGCGCGATGAGGGTCGTCAGTTGAGAGTAAAGCCAGGAAGAGGCTGGCTCCCACTcacccagcccagcagagccccgggcccagagctgctcctctcCTTGCTCCGCTCTGCAATGGGACGCGATGGAGGCGGCTCAGCAAGTGCTCTGAGCGGATGCACGTGCCTCCGTCCCCTCCTCCACAGAGGAAACCCTCCCACGCTGCCTCCTGCTATCCCCAGCCCTCCTCGGGCACTCAGCAAGGCTCCATCCTCAGCCCACCTCGGTGCCTCTCGAGGGGAGGCAAGGCCGGGCTTGGGGTCGTGTTTATGGGTAACCAAAGCCCCATCCTCCCCGGAGGCTGTGCTCGGTGCTGGGGAGGATGTGGCCAAGCCAGCCAAAGAGGTCGGCTGCCGATGGAGCTGTTGCAGTTAGGTCTGTTCCAGCCACACTTCACATGAGCCCACTGCCCAGACCCCCCGGCCCTAACAGGGAATTCCTGATGTACAAAGGGAGCGTGGTGAGCAGAGCCCggtgcagcagcagtgcctgccTCACGGGTCCTCCACACCGCTGCCTGGCGAGCCCTTCGGAAACAGCAGGCTCAACCGCGGCTGTCATGTGCAAGGAACTTTCATTTTCGCTTTCCTTCTCCATGCTCCCTGCAGCGCTTTCTGCTCTTGCAACACAGGATCCCACAGCCCCTTTGCACACCCGCGCAGCTGGGACCAGCAGCTATGtcccagtgctgtgctgctgctccccgaGAGCCCCTAACCTCCCACTCCTGCAAGCCAAGTGATGCCcactgccaggctctgctgGGGGGCCGGGCACTTAGGACCACCCTCTCTAGTAGCAAGAGTGCTGCTGCCCACAttcctcctgcttcccagcccAGTGCCCCTTCGGAAAAACATCTTCACCCGAAGGGCTgccaagcactggaacaaggaTGCCCAGAGCAGTGGTGGAGGGATTTAAAAGATGCGTAGACATGGCAcagggtttagtgatggactcaGCAGTGTTCAGTTAATGGGACTCGATCTTGATTAAAgggaggtcttttccaacctccaTGATTCTGAAGTTCGTCCTATTCCCCCTTTCTTATGAGGAGATGATGCTGGAAGAGAGCAGGGAAGGGTGTGGAGCAGGATATGGCACCCACACACTTAAAGACAGCCCAAGGCTGCAGAAAGTGAAGGCTCACCAGGACATGGGACAAGGCTCACAGAGGGTTTGGGGAGCTGCAGCTTGGGAGCAGGGCCTAACCCTTAGCAGCTCCTAGAAGATCCAGCTCCCCTTTGACCTTCTGCTCTCGAGGGAGGCTGCAAAGggttaaaagcagcagaaagcaccTAGGAGGTGGAATCAGCAACACCTCCAAGATGGGCACAGGAGTCTTATCTTTATTAATGAGTACAGCCCGTGCAAAGAACCAGCCTTCCTGGAACCAGCCAGGCTTCCCTAATAAAAAAGAAGACCTTTGCCTCAGCTGGTCCTCGTTTCATTCTCATCTCCTTTCCTTAAAGGTCTCTGACACGTTTCATGGGTGTCCTTAGGACACACTCACTAATCTCCTAAAGCTTCTGCAAGGGAAAGAGCCTGAGTCCTGTGTGCAGGAAGATGGTGGGACTGGCCTAGAGCAGGAGGCAGATCTGCATGCTGCGGGAGCAGCCATAACCCTATGAATAAGCCTGGTTATGGGGCTCTAAAGTCACCCCCTGACAAGTTATGAGGCTCCAGCTCCAGGAAATGCGTGGAGCATCCTTTGGGACGAGCATTTTACAGTTCTGGCCTTGGGCCCCTGCATGGGAGAGATTCCATCATGTGGCGTGCCTGGGATCGCCCTCCCCAGGGCAGGGATCCTGTAGGATTCCTGTGCCCTGCTGTCATCCCTGCATGGCCCGGGGAGAATCCTCCCCACCTGGCCTAGGGGAGCAAAGAGGTGAGTTTGCCCGGTTTTCCCAGTGTTTGCCCACTTTAGTGTTAAACCAAGCCCACAAATCCACACGTGCTGTGCCCGGCGCCGCAGCGCAGAGAGGGGCGAGTTGGACCTTGGTCACCGTCACCCTGGTCCTCACTCCGGCACATCCCTTCCCACTGAGCGCTGTGGGACACATCGGGACAGCCACGGCCATGCC of Lathamus discolor isolate bLatDis1 chromosome 19, bLatDis1.hap1, whole genome shotgun sequence contains these proteins:
- the BAK1 gene encoding bcl-2 homologous antagonist/killer, with protein sequence MASGNDGDPLRDWGRQGSNRERPSQELNSEDQVAEETEEVFRSYAFYRYEQEREERGEEVPVDQEIMDIEEELGSTRSQVGQRLAIIGDDINKRYDAEFRCLLKSLQPTKENAYECFTRIASSLFESGINWGRVIALLGFGYRMAIHVYQQGRTGFLRWIARCVVEFMLRNRIAQWIAQQGGWAAALDLDNVYMKYMLVVVALVLVGHLVVRRFFKP